One segment of Spiroplasma kunkelii CR2-3x DNA contains the following:
- a CDS encoding HAD hydrolase family protein produces the protein MLHLIDILNQRQGCEIKLENVLYFGDNYNGCSVFKILPYAIAMEHSPTKILNLAYNLASSNNTGIIYHYLNNLEKNN, from the coding sequence ATTTTACATTTAATTGATATTTTAAATCAAAGGCAAGGATGTGAAATTAAATTAGAGAATGTTTTATATTTTGGTGATAATTATAATGGCTGTTCTGTGTTTAAAATTTTACCTTATGCAATTGCAATGGAACATAGTCCAACTAAGATTTTAAATTTAGCATACAATTTAGCTAGCAGCAATAATACCGGAATAATTTATCATTATTTAAATAACCTTGAAAAAAATAATTAA